The Verrucomicrobium spinosum DSM 4136 = JCM 18804 genome includes a region encoding these proteins:
- a CDS encoding L,D-transpeptidase family protein → MKPLYLAALCLPILALSSLEAEELLSMETSTRRSNAVTEMPKRAEVTELPATVAPSLPASAVNQVPGQPGIYEAVLAGDQELVAGLLNEGYSANEITPEKDTPLCLALRSGQPAMAIFLLLHGADPNMAGADGQTPVVLASLRRHPFLLKALLAAGGNPSKPFASPVSSEIINSVSDEFLRWQLKREKNITPLMACSGRGDVEAVALLLEYGANKQAHTMPSYRYAINFAADRRYLYVMRILLGRQPESEPHILVTVDLSNQKAWVEIEGVRQIDTKISTGRAGYRTPAGRYVITNKYKDWTSTIYKVPMPYFMRLNCSSIGLHSGYVTGRPASHGCIRLPYEIAKKVFGMVRVGDEVHIIP, encoded by the coding sequence ATGAAACCGCTCTATCTCGCGGCCTTGTGCTTGCCCATTCTTGCTCTCTCCAGCCTGGAGGCGGAAGAACTCCTGTCAATGGAGACCAGCACGCGGCGCTCCAATGCTGTGACGGAGATGCCCAAGCGAGCTGAGGTGACGGAACTGCCCGCGACGGTGGCCCCCAGCCTGCCAGCAAGTGCCGTAAATCAAGTGCCCGGGCAGCCCGGCATCTATGAGGCCGTGCTCGCGGGCGATCAGGAACTCGTAGCAGGTCTGCTGAATGAAGGGTACTCGGCCAACGAGATCACGCCAGAGAAGGATACCCCCCTGTGTCTGGCCCTTCGCTCTGGCCAGCCAGCCATGGCGATCTTTCTGCTGCTGCATGGGGCCGATCCCAACATGGCGGGAGCCGACGGCCAGACGCCGGTAGTCCTGGCCTCTCTGCGTCGCCATCCTTTCCTGTTGAAAGCCCTCCTGGCCGCCGGGGGCAATCCCAGCAAGCCCTTCGCCTCCCCTGTTTCATCGGAGATTATCAATTCTGTAAGTGATGAATTCCTCCGCTGGCAGCTGAAGCGGGAGAAGAACATTACCCCGCTCATGGCGTGCTCGGGCCGCGGTGATGTGGAAGCTGTCGCGCTCCTGCTGGAATACGGGGCCAACAAGCAGGCGCACACGATGCCCAGCTACCGGTACGCGATCAATTTCGCGGCCGACCGGCGCTACTTGTACGTCATGCGCATCCTCCTGGGCCGCCAACCCGAGTCCGAGCCCCACATTCTGGTCACCGTGGATCTCAGCAATCAAAAGGCCTGGGTGGAAATCGAAGGCGTACGGCAGATCGACACCAAGATCTCCACCGGCCGTGCTGGCTATCGCACCCCTGCCGGTCGCTACGTCATCACCAACAAGTACAAGGACTGGACCTCCACCATCTACAAGGTGCCCATGCCCTACTTCATGCGGCTGAACTGTAGCTCCATCGGTCTGCACAGCGGCTATGTGACCGGTCGCCCCGCCTCCCACGGCTGCATCCGCCTCCCCTACGAAATCGCCAAGAAGGTCTTCGGCATGGTCCGCGTGGGCGACGAGGTGCATATTATTCCGTAA
- a CDS encoding sugar phosphate isomerase/epimerase family protein gives MRRRDFLRSATLGTAALAISPAPSAEAPFAFQYLTSSAMYGNLPLEAVIAETPKTGAASLDVWPRRHGTQREQMDELGHEKVAALLETHKVKLDCITRYDLGPFKLQEEMLVLKKFGGKVLVTGGSGPVGLTGPDLKKAVQEFVEKLKPHLARAGELGLTIAIENHGKNLIDAPDAIRWLAEFGKDLPLGIELAPYHLPQDPELIAGLIRELGSKLTVFLAWEYGMGCMKPMPKDEELQQLPGRGKLDFVPIVKALKEVRFGGYTQVFMHPTPRGIPILPTAEQTTAEINRSRTYLENCLAKA, from the coding sequence ATGAGACGCCGCGACTTTCTTCGATCTGCCACGCTGGGTACTGCTGCCCTCGCGATTTCCCCTGCACCCAGTGCGGAGGCCCCTTTTGCCTTTCAATACCTCACCAGCTCCGCGATGTACGGCAATCTCCCGCTGGAGGCGGTGATTGCTGAGACCCCCAAGACTGGTGCGGCGAGTCTGGATGTGTGGCCGCGCAGGCATGGCACCCAGCGCGAGCAGATGGACGAGCTCGGGCATGAGAAGGTGGCGGCCCTGCTGGAGACCCATAAGGTGAAGCTCGACTGCATCACCCGCTACGATCTGGGCCCGTTCAAGCTTCAGGAGGAGATGCTGGTACTCAAGAAGTTCGGCGGCAAAGTGCTGGTCACGGGAGGTTCCGGACCGGTGGGACTGACAGGGCCAGATCTGAAAAAAGCGGTCCAGGAATTTGTGGAGAAGCTGAAACCTCATCTGGCAAGAGCCGGGGAGCTCGGGCTGACCATCGCCATCGAGAACCACGGCAAGAACTTGATCGACGCCCCCGACGCCATTCGCTGGCTCGCGGAGTTCGGCAAGGATCTGCCGTTGGGCATTGAACTCGCCCCCTATCACCTGCCGCAGGATCCGGAGCTCATCGCTGGGCTGATTCGCGAACTTGGCAGCAAGCTCACGGTCTTCCTGGCCTGGGAGTACGGGATGGGGTGCATGAAACCCATGCCTAAGGACGAGGAACTGCAGCAACTGCCCGGGCGGGGCAAGTTGGACTTTGTCCCCATTGTGAAGGCTCTCAAGGAGGTCCGGTTTGGCGGATACACGCAGGTCTTCATGCATCCCACGCCGCGGGGCATCCCGATCCTGCCCACGGCAGAGCAGACCACCGCAGAGATCAACCGCTCCCGAACTTATCTGGAAAACTGTCTCGCCAAGGCCTAG
- a CDS encoding c-type cytochrome, translated as MLLLRYLTPLALCLVLVGKSAAHPGQADPVEYPFVAGFDRFYSAEDDEDHLAQGGMLLLQEFNCTGCHVAPKGWEDRLETRPKVALDGVGSRLSADELWFFIRSPQHRKKGTLMPGLFAGEDRDPKVVEALTVYLSSLKKEPKKFPQGDVERGRQLYHTIGCVACHEPAALTDYKPIEAPPGLDVEKPGLPSVPLLLADKYDFHALAAFLQDPLSIRHAGRMPATELSDQESADVAAYLQLNREPSNTMERTLLALPPQTPEEGRKQFVAQGCTACHDAGKVEPLPRVKPLKEVRVTEGCLSTTKKAGIPDYGMSDLQRRALLLALKEVQGTAPQPRSTLQTVDAFLMKMNCYACHEWRGTGGLEEPRAQYLTVYEAAAHSLGELGRLPPKLDVAGRKLTDEWFAKLLWGTGGGVRSYMTTRMPRFGQDNCVGFLPALKESAKSEKPVAIDTSGLLKHHRSELGRGLMGVGTGGLGCVSCHGLKDRKSLGVPVINLTHTVHRLTPEYFKELLLNPQVTQPGTLMPPLFMGRKKADQEIEQLWTYLKELDQSRLPEGLLQTGDYEIKPEKSVRPVVFRTFLEGAGMQAVTVGSPKGVHAAFDALEMHWAVVWKGRFIDAMTTWEERAMTPAKPLGTLGPVLPPRMPLARLKSASDGWPEAVGEAAGYHYSGYRLDKDGTPIFLYEVGGLKVEDSMSSAPKGDGLLRKIKITGASDAVAEGWYYLGLGKAAQPESVSLTKGMVEFEEYIKF; from the coding sequence ATGCTCCTGCTGCGTTACCTCACTCCTCTGGCACTCTGTCTGGTCCTCGTCGGTAAATCTGCCGCCCATCCTGGACAGGCAGACCCTGTTGAATACCCCTTCGTGGCGGGCTTTGACCGCTTCTACTCTGCGGAGGATGATGAAGATCACCTCGCGCAGGGCGGGATGCTCCTGCTCCAGGAGTTCAACTGCACCGGCTGTCATGTTGCGCCCAAGGGCTGGGAGGATCGCCTGGAAACTCGCCCTAAAGTGGCTCTGGATGGAGTTGGCAGCCGATTGAGTGCCGATGAACTCTGGTTCTTTATCCGGAGTCCCCAGCATCGGAAGAAAGGCACCCTCATGCCGGGCTTGTTTGCGGGCGAGGATCGGGATCCGAAGGTGGTGGAGGCGCTGACGGTGTACCTCTCCAGCCTGAAAAAGGAGCCAAAGAAGTTCCCCCAAGGGGATGTGGAGCGAGGTCGCCAGCTCTACCACACGATCGGCTGTGTGGCCTGCCATGAACCTGCTGCGCTCACGGACTACAAGCCCATCGAAGCCCCGCCCGGACTGGATGTGGAAAAGCCGGGACTGCCGTCTGTGCCCCTGCTGCTGGCGGACAAATACGACTTCCATGCCCTGGCGGCGTTCCTTCAGGATCCGCTGAGCATCCGCCATGCCGGCCGGATGCCCGCCACGGAGCTCTCCGACCAGGAATCGGCCGATGTGGCTGCGTACCTCCAGTTAAACCGCGAACCCTCGAACACCATGGAGCGCACGCTGCTGGCGTTGCCTCCTCAAACCCCGGAGGAGGGGCGCAAGCAGTTCGTGGCCCAGGGCTGTACGGCCTGCCATGACGCTGGCAAGGTGGAGCCTCTGCCCCGAGTGAAGCCGCTGAAAGAGGTGCGGGTGACGGAGGGATGTCTCTCCACTACAAAGAAGGCGGGCATTCCCGACTACGGTATGAGCGATCTCCAGCGGCGGGCCCTGCTGCTGGCGCTGAAGGAGGTGCAGGGCACTGCTCCGCAGCCGCGGTCCACCCTGCAGACGGTGGATGCCTTCCTCATGAAGATGAACTGCTACGCCTGCCACGAATGGCGGGGCACGGGTGGGCTGGAGGAGCCACGGGCGCAGTACCTGACCGTGTACGAGGCTGCCGCGCACTCTCTGGGTGAACTGGGCCGCCTGCCGCCCAAGCTGGATGTGGCAGGGCGGAAGCTCACAGACGAATGGTTTGCCAAACTGCTCTGGGGCACCGGGGGAGGGGTGCGGTCTTACATGACCACCCGCATGCCCCGCTTTGGCCAGGACAACTGTGTAGGCTTCCTGCCTGCCCTCAAGGAGTCGGCCAAATCGGAGAAGCCGGTTGCGATCGATACCAGCGGTCTGCTCAAACACCATCGTTCCGAACTGGGACGCGGGCTCATGGGGGTGGGCACTGGCGGCCTGGGTTGTGTGTCCTGTCACGGGCTGAAGGACCGCAAATCTCTGGGCGTGCCGGTGATCAATCTTACCCACACCGTGCACCGGCTGACGCCAGAGTATTTCAAAGAACTCCTGCTCAACCCCCAGGTCACCCAGCCGGGCACCTTGATGCCGCCGCTCTTCATGGGCCGGAAGAAGGCCGACCAGGAAATCGAGCAGCTCTGGACCTATCTCAAAGAGCTCGACCAATCCCGTCTGCCGGAGGGGCTTCTCCAGACCGGAGACTATGAGATCAAGCCGGAGAAGTCCGTCCGGCCTGTGGTGTTCCGTACCTTCCTGGAAGGCGCGGGCATGCAGGCTGTGACCGTGGGCAGCCCCAAAGGTGTGCATGCCGCCTTCGATGCGCTCGAAATGCACTGGGCTGTGGTGTGGAAGGGGCGCTTCATTGATGCCATGACCACATGGGAAGAGCGGGCCATGACCCCGGCGAAGCCGCTGGGCACCTTGGGACCTGTCCTGCCACCGCGCATGCCCTTGGCCCGCCTGAAGTCCGCCAGTGACGGCTGGCCCGAAGCAGTTGGGGAGGCGGCAGGATACCACTACAGCGGCTACCGCCTGGATAAAGACGGCACTCCCATCTTCCTCTATGAGGTGGGTGGACTGAAGGTGGAGGATTCCATGAGCTCGGCTCCCAAAGGGGACGGACTGCTCAGGAAGATCAAGATTACCGGGGCCAGCGATGCGGTTGCAGAAGGCTGGTACTACCTTGGCCTGGGCAAGGCCGCCCAACCTGAATCCGTGAGCCTCACCAAGGGGATGGTAGAGTTCGAGGAATACATCAAGTTTTAA
- a CDS encoding DUF7133 domain-containing protein, translating into MRKYLSSGLPMLAALLMAHLPSVARAVGSNPAYTVTPYVLPDGVKLEASGLALLPDGRLAVSVRKGEIWILEHPEADPTDAKAVGYRLFASGLHEPLGLLWHDGALYTVQRSELTKIRDTDGDGVADEYLAVAKGWGVSGNYHEYAYGPVLDRDGNFWITLNASMGGPVKLAGHRMQEKHWRGWAVSVSPDGKLSPMSAGLRSPCGIAVNEEGDVFCTDQQGNWWSTNPLLHLRKGAFFGHAESLPDAQLPESPVADPGKLPQGITVVEASRQVKGFALPAVWFPYVKAGQSPTGLVCDLTGGKFGPFEKQMFVGEFVLSGVNRVFLEKVGGEYQGAVFRFQDGLQSAALSLAFLKDGSLLVGESNRGWNSQGTRSFGLERIQWTGQTPFEVQKMEAQPDGFRVTFTDEVDTGTASNLGSYQMSSYTYLYHQKYGGDEVETQKVTISQVVLEPGGRSVLLRCEGLREGYVHELIMPGVRSKKGVQLTHAEGYYTLNRLPGK; encoded by the coding sequence ATGCGAAAGTACCTCTCCTCCGGGCTGCCCATGCTGGCCGCCCTCCTCATGGCCCACCTTCCATCGGTGGCACGGGCTGTTGGCTCGAACCCTGCCTACACGGTCACGCCCTATGTGCTGCCCGATGGCGTAAAGCTGGAGGCCAGCGGCCTGGCTCTGCTGCCCGATGGGCGGCTGGCGGTCTCCGTCCGCAAGGGGGAAATCTGGATACTGGAACATCCTGAGGCTGACCCCACGGATGCCAAGGCCGTGGGCTACCGTCTCTTTGCCTCCGGATTGCATGAGCCCCTGGGGCTGCTCTGGCATGATGGCGCTCTGTACACCGTGCAGCGCTCGGAGCTGACGAAGATCCGCGACACTGACGGGGATGGGGTTGCCGATGAGTATCTGGCCGTGGCGAAGGGCTGGGGAGTGAGCGGAAACTACCACGAGTACGCCTACGGACCGGTTCTGGACCGGGACGGGAACTTCTGGATCACTCTGAACGCCTCCATGGGTGGGCCGGTGAAGCTCGCCGGTCACCGCATGCAGGAAAAACACTGGCGTGGCTGGGCGGTGAGCGTTTCACCTGATGGCAAACTGTCCCCAATGAGTGCGGGTCTCCGCTCGCCCTGCGGGATTGCCGTGAACGAGGAGGGGGACGTTTTCTGCACGGACCAGCAGGGCAACTGGTGGAGCACCAACCCGCTGCTCCATCTGCGCAAGGGCGCGTTCTTTGGTCACGCGGAGTCTCTGCCGGATGCCCAGCTTCCGGAGTCGCCGGTGGCAGATCCCGGGAAGCTGCCCCAGGGCATCACCGTGGTGGAGGCCTCCCGCCAGGTAAAGGGGTTTGCGCTGCCGGCCGTATGGTTCCCGTATGTGAAGGCGGGGCAGAGCCCCACAGGGTTGGTCTGCGACCTCACGGGCGGAAAGTTTGGTCCGTTTGAGAAGCAGATGTTCGTGGGGGAGTTTGTTCTTTCTGGCGTGAACCGCGTCTTCCTGGAAAAAGTCGGCGGTGAGTATCAGGGAGCAGTGTTCCGGTTCCAAGACGGCTTGCAGAGCGCCGCCCTCAGTCTGGCTTTTCTGAAAGATGGCTCGCTGCTGGTGGGCGAGTCCAACCGGGGCTGGAACTCGCAGGGCACACGTTCGTTCGGTCTGGAACGCATCCAGTGGACTGGTCAGACACCCTTTGAGGTCCAGAAGATGGAAGCTCAACCTGATGGTTTCCGGGTGACCTTTACCGATGAGGTCGATACAGGGACCGCCAGCAACCTGGGCAGCTACCAGATGAGCAGCTACACCTACCTCTACCACCAGAAGTACGGTGGAGACGAGGTCGAGACCCAAAAAGTGACCATTTCCCAGGTCGTCTTGGAGCCCGGTGGGAGAAGTGTTCTTCTGAGGTGTGAGGGTCTCCGGGAGGGCTATGTGCACGAGTTGATCATGCCCGGAGTGCGCTCAAAGAAGGGGGTGCAACTCACTCATGCTGAGGGCTATTATACGCTGAACCGACTTCCAGGGAAATGA
- the ispE gene encoding 4-(cytidine 5'-diphospho)-2-C-methyl-D-erythritol kinase: MSSPVLQLTSPAKINLHLRVLGKREDGFHALDTRLCPLDLSDTLSFSEGATAGKSDLTCTDSSLPTDETNLVMKAVRAFEKATGTVQSWSLHLEKRIPHGAGLGGGSSNAAMTLRGLNLLSGSPLTQETLVTLGSQLGSDVPFFLYDAVCDATGRGEILTPVDFPWQLPVVLVKPPFGIPTPWAYKQWSTSHPLQGVLYAPQLCPWGPMVNDLERPVFEKWSLLPTLKMWLLDQAETRAALMSGSGSTVFAVAESERDAAALAAKATAYCGETTWVKVVRAGSL; encoded by the coding sequence ATGTCGTCACCCGTTCTCCAGCTCACCTCCCCCGCCAAGATCAACCTGCACCTGCGTGTGCTAGGCAAGCGGGAGGACGGTTTTCATGCTCTCGACACCCGCCTCTGCCCGCTGGACCTGAGTGACACCCTGTCCTTCTCTGAGGGAGCAACTGCTGGGAAAAGCGACCTGACCTGCACCGACTCGTCCCTACCCACAGATGAGACGAATCTCGTGATGAAGGCCGTGCGCGCCTTCGAAAAAGCGACGGGGACGGTCCAGTCCTGGAGCTTGCATCTGGAAAAGCGCATTCCCCACGGGGCGGGCCTGGGCGGCGGCAGCAGCAACGCTGCCATGACCCTGCGAGGGCTCAACCTGCTGTCTGGAAGCCCTCTTACCCAGGAAACTCTGGTCACACTCGGCTCCCAACTGGGGTCCGATGTACCGTTTTTCCTGTACGACGCCGTGTGTGATGCCACCGGCCGGGGTGAAATCTTGACTCCTGTGGACTTCCCCTGGCAGCTCCCTGTGGTCTTGGTCAAACCGCCCTTTGGCATCCCGACTCCCTGGGCGTACAAGCAGTGGAGCACGTCCCACCCGCTTCAAGGGGTGCTCTACGCCCCGCAGCTCTGCCCTTGGGGACCCATGGTGAATGACCTGGAGCGCCCGGTCTTTGAGAAGTGGTCCCTCCTCCCCACCCTAAAAATGTGGCTTCTGGATCAAGCAGAAACCCGCGCCGCCCTGATGTCAGGCTCTGGTTCAACCGTCTTTGCAGTTGCGGAGTCTGAGAGGGATGCAGCAGCCCTGGCTGCCAAGGCGACTGCATACTGTGGTGAAACCACCTGGGTGAAGGTGGTGCGGGCTGGCTCCCTGTAG